From Luteitalea sp., the proteins below share one genomic window:
- a CDS encoding gluconate 2-dehydrogenase subunit 3 family protein — translation MMLDARRMIHRREALRRAACLLGGALSAPTIEGVLAGCQAAQAPADTSTSAIAGARRTLSPEQREMVLAMGEHILPETDSPGARTARVDEFVDAMLTDYYPSEKRDQFLAGLDGVDDRARRRFGGDFTTLPRGQQLELVQALNREAFQPTSGSHAPLRSFFRTFKELVIVGYYTSEVGATKELRPNPIGSWEADIPYGEGGRSWA, via the coding sequence GTGATGCTCGACGCTCGTCGCATGATTCATCGGCGTGAGGCACTGCGCCGTGCCGCGTGCCTGCTGGGCGGTGCGCTTTCAGCGCCGACCATCGAAGGTGTATTGGCTGGTTGTCAGGCCGCACAGGCGCCAGCAGACACCTCGACCTCGGCAATCGCCGGAGCGAGACGAACGCTTTCCCCTGAGCAGCGCGAGATGGTGCTGGCCATGGGAGAGCACATTCTGCCCGAGACGGACAGTCCAGGTGCGCGTACCGCACGCGTCGACGAGTTCGTCGACGCCATGCTTACCGATTACTACCCATCAGAGAAGCGCGATCAGTTCCTGGCAGGGCTCGATGGCGTCGACGATCGGGCGCGCCGCCGCTTTGGAGGCGATTTCACAACACTGCCGAGGGGGCAGCAGCTCGAGCTGGTTCAGGCGCTGAATCGGGAGGCGTTCCAACCGACCAGCGGATCGCACGCGCCGCTGCGATCGTTCTTCCGCACCTTCAAGGAGCTGGTCATCGTGGGGTACTACACGTCCGAAGTTGGCGCCACCAAGGAGCTGCGCCCGAATCCCATCGGGTCCTGGGAGGCTGACATTCCCTATGGAGAGGGCGGGCGATCCTGGGCATGA
- a CDS encoding alcohol dehydrogenase catalytic domain-containing protein translates to MIALVKTRPGPGHVELCDMPEPALTDDQVKLEISHCGICGTDLHVFHDTFPNFPPVILGHEFVGRVIEEGAAVRGGVDRSGRYAVLGATAIRCGRCHYCRSGDFMFCLDRRGMGHGVHGAFTRYACVRPDQLFRLDDNVPEEEGALVEPLAAAVHAVTEMTVVRPGDIALVSGPGPIGLLCLLVLVHQGIQTIVAGTTADGGRLALARELGAARVVDVETNNLQDAVGAETGGAGVDVAFEVAGVAASAGACLDALRPLGRYTQVGHFGRQITVPFDRIGFRQLHVRGSVGYTAATWDRTLRLIARGLEPSRIVTHRLPLERWREGFELFERKEAVKVLLSASSASVR, encoded by the coding sequence ATGATCGCCCTTGTCAAGACCAGACCCGGTCCCGGCCATGTCGAGCTTTGTGACATGCCCGAGCCCGCCCTTACTGATGACCAGGTGAAGCTGGAGATCTCGCACTGCGGTATCTGCGGGACGGACCTCCACGTCTTTCACGACACGTTTCCCAATTTCCCGCCAGTGATCCTCGGTCACGAATTCGTGGGGCGTGTCATCGAGGAAGGCGCAGCGGTGCGCGGAGGCGTCGATCGTTCTGGGCGCTATGCCGTGCTCGGCGCGACGGCGATCAGGTGCGGCCGCTGCCACTACTGTCGTAGTGGCGACTTCATGTTCTGCCTGGACCGCCGGGGCATGGGCCACGGCGTCCACGGCGCGTTTACGCGCTACGCGTGTGTGCGCCCCGACCAATTGTTCCGCCTCGACGACAACGTGCCCGAGGAGGAGGGCGCACTCGTCGAGCCGCTCGCGGCCGCAGTGCACGCCGTCACCGAAATGACGGTGGTCCGGCCGGGCGATATCGCGCTCGTCTCCGGGCCAGGCCCTATCGGCCTGCTCTGCCTTCTCGTGCTCGTGCACCAGGGCATCCAGACCATCGTCGCCGGCACCACGGCCGACGGCGGTCGCCTCGCCCTCGCCCGTGAGCTTGGGGCCGCGCGCGTGGTCGATGTGGAGACGAACAACCTCCAGGACGCCGTCGGTGCCGAGACCGGCGGTGCCGGTGTCGATGTGGCCTTCGAGGTCGCGGGAGTCGCGGCGTCGGCTGGCGCATGCCTCGACGCGCTCCGCCCACTCGGACGCTACACGCAGGTCGGCCACTTCGGGCGACAGATCACCGTGCCCTTCGATCGCATCGGGTTTCGCCAGCTCCACGTGCGCGGTTCCGTCGGGTACACCGCCGCCACCTGGGACCGCACACTGCGCCTGATCGCGCGGGGCCTCGAGCCGAGTCGGATTGTCACGCACCGCCTGCCGCTCGAGCGCTGGCGCGAAGGCTTCGAGCTCTTCGAGCGCAAAGAGGCGGTGAAAGTTCTCCTCAGTGCTTCATCCGCTTCGGTCCGCTGA
- a CDS encoding MFS transporter — protein MEREPRTVSAAVSAEAEHAAPWYHGVTRYQWLVLVVASLGWMFDAFEGQIFVAAMTEAMPSLVPARTSSGQIGLYNNIALGAFLLGGALGGVLFGVLSDRIGRKRTLSLTIAFYSFFTCLSAISQEWWHLAAFRFLVALGVGGEWAVASALVAEVFPARARAHAGGIFHATSVLGTYLAVAAGVFLIGNPALYAWSRQVGSGWVGQYVDPETLPWRIGFAVGVVPALLIIWIRRSIREPETWQAARARAHSEPSQKMGALADLFRGELIRPSLVGVSLAGIGLATFWGTHIYGKNALRLVVEQQYVEAATTGVSAGGGPSATAQQSNGPAANAARSALTDHERQRLLERHATALKRWEMLGMFLVTTGGGLGLVAFGPISQRTGRRSAFFFYHLGAVASALLVFQGLDDVSTLVVALPVFGFLTLGMHAGYAIYFPELYPTRLRGTGTGFCFNAGRMLAAPVLLVVGWMQAGLGFSLTSISSWLSLLFLLGIVVLIFAPETRGRELRD, from the coding sequence ATGGAGAGGGAGCCACGCACGGTGAGCGCGGCGGTATCGGCCGAGGCAGAGCATGCTGCGCCTTGGTACCACGGTGTCACCCGGTATCAGTGGCTCGTGCTCGTCGTCGCGTCGCTTGGCTGGATGTTCGACGCGTTCGAGGGGCAGATCTTCGTGGCCGCCATGACCGAGGCGATGCCGTCACTCGTGCCCGCGAGAACCTCCTCGGGACAAATCGGCCTGTACAACAACATCGCGCTTGGCGCCTTCCTGCTGGGTGGCGCACTTGGCGGCGTGCTGTTCGGCGTGCTCAGCGATCGCATCGGGCGGAAGCGGACCCTCTCGTTGACAATCGCGTTCTATTCCTTCTTCACCTGTCTCTCGGCAATATCGCAGGAGTGGTGGCATCTGGCCGCGTTCCGGTTCCTCGTGGCGCTCGGGGTCGGAGGAGAATGGGCGGTCGCCAGTGCGCTGGTGGCCGAGGTATTCCCGGCACGTGCACGGGCGCACGCCGGGGGGATCTTCCACGCCACGAGTGTCCTCGGAACCTATCTGGCCGTGGCGGCAGGTGTCTTCCTGATCGGCAACCCGGCGCTCTACGCATGGTCGCGCCAGGTCGGGAGTGGTTGGGTGGGTCAGTACGTCGATCCAGAAACGCTGCCCTGGCGAATTGGATTTGCGGTAGGTGTCGTACCGGCGCTGTTGATCATTTGGATCCGCAGGAGTATTCGCGAGCCTGAGACCTGGCAAGCGGCTCGAGCGCGGGCGCACAGCGAGCCGAGTCAGAAGATGGGAGCCCTGGCCGATCTGTTTCGTGGCGAGCTGATACGCCCCTCTCTCGTCGGCGTATCGCTGGCCGGGATCGGCCTCGCCACGTTCTGGGGCACGCACATCTACGGCAAGAACGCGCTGCGGCTCGTGGTCGAGCAGCAATATGTCGAGGCAGCCACGACTGGAGTCTCCGCTGGCGGCGGTCCGAGCGCCACCGCCCAGCAAAGCAACGGGCCCGCCGCCAACGCCGCTCGGAGCGCATTGACCGACCACGAGCGCCAGCGTCTCCTCGAGCGGCATGCGACTGCCCTGAAGCGATGGGAGATGCTCGGGATGTTCCTCGTCACGACCGGCGGCGGTCTCGGGCTGGTTGCCTTCGGGCCGATCTCCCAACGCACTGGCCGCCGCAGCGCTTTTTTCTTCTACCATCTCGGTGCCGTGGCGAGCGCGCTGCTCGTCTTCCAGGGCCTCGACGATGTCAGCACGTTGGTGGTGGCGCTTCCCGTCTTTGGATTCCTCACGCTGGGCATGCATGCCGGCTACGCCATCTACTTTCCAGAGCTCTACCCAACGCGCCTCCGCGGCACCGGTACCGGGTTTTGTTTCAACGCGGGCCGCATGCTTGCCGCCCCGGTGCTGCTCGTCGTGGGCTGGATGCAGGCCGGTCTGGGCTTTTCACTGACGAGTATCTCTTCATGGCTCAGCCTCCTATTCCTCCTGGGCATCGTCGTCTTGATCTTCGCCCCTGAGACGAGAGGGAGAGAGCTCAGGGACTGA
- a CDS encoding aldehyde dehydrogenase family protein: MTDVRNDTVHALYLDGRWHHGGQPLSVTNPATSEVFARVATVDRTGVREAIDGAAAAWPGWRALSGKERGALLHRIAGVIARRADEIAHTITLENGKPLAQARAEVGMTVDHLQWFAEEARRAYGRVVPPQATGKRHLVIQQPIGVVGAIAPWNFPLVLAVRKVAPALAAGCPVVLKPAAATPLSAVHFAEAAHEARLPAGVFQLVAGSSREIAAEMFAHPACRKITFTGSTEVGRDLIRLAADRVAKLSLELGGNAPVIVFDDADLDQAINGALVTKFRNTGQSCIAANRIYVQRGLFDSFVAGFTEKTKSLAIGNGLDDGVEIGPLRDATAVDAALAYVEDARRLGATVLCGGKPVDGPGYFFEPTVLVDVGESARCLSEEAFAPIAPILPFDDEAEVIERANRTRYGLAAYLFTTNLGRAWRVAEALEAGTVGVNDAVPTTSQCPFGGVKESGVGRELGSEGLEAFLETKHIAFAGI, encoded by the coding sequence ATGACTGACGTACGCAACGACACCGTTCACGCGCTCTATCTGGACGGCCGATGGCATCATGGCGGGCAGCCGCTGTCGGTCACCAATCCGGCGACCTCGGAGGTCTTCGCGCGGGTGGCCACCGTGGACCGCACCGGCGTTCGAGAGGCCATCGACGGCGCGGCAGCCGCCTGGCCTGGCTGGCGGGCGCTCTCGGGCAAGGAGCGTGGAGCCTTGCTCCACCGCATCGCTGGCGTGATCGCACGGCGTGCCGACGAGATCGCCCACACGATCACGCTCGAGAACGGCAAGCCGCTCGCCCAAGCTCGCGCCGAGGTGGGCATGACAGTCGACCATCTCCAATGGTTCGCCGAGGAGGCACGGCGCGCGTATGGACGCGTTGTCCCGCCCCAAGCGACGGGCAAGCGACACCTCGTCATCCAGCAGCCGATCGGCGTCGTCGGCGCGATTGCCCCCTGGAACTTCCCGCTGGTGCTCGCGGTGCGCAAGGTGGCGCCCGCCCTGGCTGCGGGATGTCCCGTCGTGTTGAAGCCAGCCGCCGCAACACCGTTGTCCGCCGTCCACTTCGCAGAGGCGGCTCATGAAGCGCGCCTTCCTGCCGGCGTGTTTCAGTTGGTCGCGGGAAGCTCTCGGGAGATCGCCGCCGAGATGTTCGCTCATCCCGCCTGCCGCAAGATTACGTTCACGGGCTCGACGGAGGTGGGACGCGACCTCATACGCCTCGCTGCCGACCGCGTGGCGAAGCTCTCGCTCGAGCTCGGTGGAAATGCTCCGGTGATCGTCTTCGATGACGCCGATCTCGACCAGGCGATCAACGGAGCGCTCGTTACCAAGTTCCGAAACACGGGCCAGTCCTGCATTGCTGCGAATCGGATCTATGTGCAGCGTGGCCTGTTCGACAGCTTCGTGGCGGGGTTCACGGAGAAGACCAAGTCGCTCGCGATCGGCAACGGTCTGGACGATGGTGTGGAGATCGGGCCGCTGCGTGACGCCACCGCGGTCGACGCTGCGCTCGCCTATGTCGAGGATGCACGCCGGCTGGGCGCCACAGTGCTGTGCGGCGGCAAGCCGGTCGACGGCCCGGGCTACTTCTTCGAGCCCACCGTGCTGGTCGACGTCGGCGAATCGGCACGTTGTCTCAGCGAAGAAGCGTTCGCGCCAATCGCGCCAATCCTGCCGTTCGACGATGAGGCGGAGGTCATTGAGCGCGCCAACCGCACGCGCTATGGCCTTGCGGCCTACCTGTTCACGACCAACCTCGGGCGTGCGTGGCGTGTCGCGGAGGCACTCGAGGCTGGGACCGTCGGCGTCAACGATGCCGTACCGACCACGAGCCAGTGCCCGTTTGGTGGCGTAAAGGAAAGCGGCGTCGGGCGAGAGCTCGGAAGCGAAGGGCTCGAAGCGTTTCTGGAAACCAAGCACATCGCGTTTGCAGGCATTTAG
- a CDS encoding gfo/Idh/MocA family oxidoreductase, giving the protein MSHSSPVRFGLIGFGAWGRCHAEAIAHSDEAQLVAIAGRSEASCKAAREAFPSATVVSDYRELLARTDVEIVAVVLPTYLHHEVASAVLSAGKHLLLEKPMAASLQQCDDLIALAKPHDRLLAIGHEFRLSSLWGKVKEMVDAGYVGEPRYVLVELSRNPYRQGASGWRYDIDRVGSWILEEPIHFFDLARWYLRAAGEPESVYAAASSRQPGHPELQDNFSAIVHFPKGAYAVISQTLAAFEHHQTVKVTGTKGALWASWSGAMDRTRHPTFSLKGFDGENVQEIPIEKITGEVFELEDQVAMLVRTIREGAPLSVGGEDGRSSVGLCLAAATSVRQGRAVELNLQVGSTPSSW; this is encoded by the coding sequence ATGTCACATTCATCACCAGTACGATTCGGATTGATTGGCTTCGGTGCCTGGGGTCGGTGTCACGCAGAGGCAATCGCGCACTCAGACGAGGCGCAGCTCGTCGCGATCGCTGGTCGCTCGGAGGCCAGCTGCAAAGCGGCCCGTGAGGCATTCCCGAGTGCCACCGTGGTCTCGGATTATCGTGAGCTGCTGGCTCGGACCGACGTCGAAATCGTCGCTGTCGTCCTGCCAACGTATCTGCACCACGAGGTGGCTTCTGCCGTGCTGTCGGCAGGAAAACATCTGTTGCTCGAGAAGCCGATGGCCGCGTCGCTCCAACAGTGCGACGACCTCATCGCGCTGGCGAAGCCACATGATCGGTTGCTGGCGATCGGGCACGAGTTTCGGCTGTCATCCCTGTGGGGGAAGGTGAAGGAGATGGTCGATGCCGGATACGTCGGCGAGCCGCGATACGTGCTGGTGGAGCTCTCGCGCAACCCGTATCGACAGGGCGCGAGTGGCTGGCGCTACGACATCGATCGCGTTGGCAGCTGGATTCTCGAGGAGCCGATCCATTTCTTCGATCTGGCGCGCTGGTATCTGCGCGCGGCAGGCGAGCCGGAGAGCGTCTATGCGGCCGCGAGCTCACGCCAGCCTGGTCACCCGGAGCTCCAGGACAACTTCAGCGCGATCGTGCACTTTCCGAAGGGTGCCTACGCCGTCATCTCGCAGACACTGGCCGCGTTCGAGCATCATCAAACGGTCAAGGTGACCGGGACGAAGGGCGCGCTGTGGGCGAGTTGGAGCGGTGCCATGGATCGCACGCGACATCCCACGTTTTCGTTGAAGGGGTTCGACGGCGAGAACGTGCAGGAGATCCCAATCGAGAAGATCACCGGCGAAGTGTTCGAGCTCGAAGACCAGGTCGCGATGCTCGTCCGCACGATCCGAGAGGGAGCGCCGCTCTCGGTAGGGGGAGAGGATGGCCGGTCGTCGGTTGGGTTGTGCCTGGCCGCGGCAACGTCGGTGCGCCAGGGGCGGGCCGTGGAGCTCAACCTCCAAGTCGGATCGACGCCGTCGAGCTGGTGA
- a CDS encoding helix-turn-helix domain-containing protein: MHVVSTAGKTCRRRGRSAPRRANLTNRTRSSVAFIVPMSSEPAIVSMRCLAAEPGATYDWHDHPFYEFTFLSDDEATVGYADRMRPARPGALLFYHCRERHAGWSGADQRPHFWVVHFTAPEALLDDFPSLHVADPERRHWNLLPEHGEAFRWMFLQILSERTRRAPHQTAAEAAWLRLLLINVHRWTTKEAFAPLTPGHLNPDLLKIWHLVNACVGEPAEFQQRIHELPNYDSLRHGFKRAFGCSPREMMLRLRIQHAKNLLLESNLSIKEIAYRSGYQRQHEFTRAFRQHTGVPPTTWREQPVARSSTQAK, from the coding sequence ATGCATGTCGTTAGCACCGCCGGAAAAACCTGTCGCCGGCGCGGAAGGTCTGCGCCGAGGCGTGCTAACCTTACGAATCGCACACGCTCATCTGTTGCCTTCATCGTCCCAATGTCTTCCGAACCCGCCATTGTGTCGATGCGGTGTCTCGCGGCGGAGCCCGGTGCAACCTACGACTGGCATGATCACCCGTTCTACGAGTTCACCTTCCTCTCCGATGACGAGGCGACGGTCGGCTATGCCGACAGGATGCGGCCGGCTCGGCCCGGTGCACTGCTCTTCTATCACTGTCGCGAGCGACACGCGGGCTGGAGCGGTGCCGACCAGCGGCCACATTTCTGGGTCGTCCACTTCACGGCGCCGGAAGCTCTCCTGGACGACTTCCCTTCCCTCCACGTCGCCGATCCAGAGCGCCGCCACTGGAATCTGTTGCCGGAGCACGGTGAAGCGTTTCGTTGGATGTTTCTTCAGATCCTCAGCGAGCGCACCCGCCGGGCGCCACATCAGACCGCGGCCGAGGCAGCCTGGCTCCGCCTGCTGCTGATTAACGTGCATCGCTGGACCACCAAAGAGGCGTTCGCTCCGCTGACACCAGGCCACCTGAATCCCGACCTGCTGAAAATCTGGCACCTCGTCAACGCGTGCGTCGGCGAGCCCGCGGAGTTCCAGCAGCGTATCCACGAACTGCCAAATTACGATTCACTGCGCCACGGCTTCAAGCGCGCGTTCGGCTGTTCCCCACGCGAGATGATGCTGCGCCTGCGCATCCAGCACGCGAAGAATCTGCTCCTCGAGTCCAACCTCAGCATCAAGGAAATCGCCTACCGATCCGGTTATCAGCGACAGCACGAGTTCACGCGTGCGTTTCGCCAACACACCGGCGTTCCGCCGACCACGTGGCGCGAGCAACCCGTCGCGCGGTCGTCCACGCAGGCGAAATGA
- a CDS encoding RecQ family ATP-dependent DNA helicase, which translates to MTTAALPAMVDLLSTLQRHFGHGSFRAGQEDLVRSVLDGHDVLAVMPTGSGKSLGFQLPAVLLPGITLVVSPLISLMKDQVDELNRRGIRAAALHSMLPSDARRRALTAARQGDLSLLYVAPERFASDHFARLLCDLPVARFVVDEAHCVSEWGHDFRPDYRRLRAAAGACRRSDGQAGRPPLAAFTATATPEVRDDIVDLLGLSNPHLLVSGFDRPNIHLQIRPVSGRQEKERLLHQLVAGRRSLVYTATRASAEESAESLREAGIAADAYHGGLRDSERSRVQDAFASGALPVVCATNAFGMGIDRPDVEAVIHFAIPGSIEAYYQEIGRAGRDGRPADATLLWDYRDVKTRQYLIDHAREELPGRTVAPLDAAEVARRKELDHKKLRRMVAYAHAAGCLRATILRYFGDPAAREPCGACGNCDRRRPLDEAARLRVRKILSGIARAGERYGRRKVAAMLVGEVDGLPEPLTRLSTTGLLRDELPQTVEQWIEAICAAGLVRTSADKYQTLSLTPLGREVMAGRVEEVMMAVPVARRTRSRRRRSPLRGAFAALVRRR; encoded by the coding sequence ATGACTACCGCGGCACTGCCGGCGATGGTCGATCTCCTCTCCACTCTCCAGCGTCATTTTGGCCACGGGTCGTTCCGCGCCGGTCAGGAGGATCTCGTCCGCTCCGTGCTCGACGGCCATGACGTGCTCGCGGTCATGCCGACCGGATCCGGCAAGTCTCTCGGCTTCCAGTTACCGGCGGTCCTGCTTCCAGGCATCACGCTGGTGGTCTCCCCGTTGATTTCGCTGATGAAGGACCAGGTCGACGAGCTGAATCGCCGCGGTATTCGTGCGGCCGCCCTGCACTCGATGCTGCCGAGCGATGCGCGACGTCGAGCGCTGACCGCGGCGCGTCAAGGAGATCTCAGCCTTCTGTATGTGGCGCCCGAACGGTTCGCGTCGGATCACTTCGCCCGCCTACTGTGTGACTTGCCCGTGGCGAGATTCGTCGTCGATGAGGCGCACTGCGTGTCCGAATGGGGACATGACTTCAGGCCGGACTATCGCCGGCTTCGCGCGGCGGCAGGCGCGTGTCGCCGGAGTGACGGCCAAGCCGGTCGGCCGCCGCTCGCCGCGTTTACCGCCACGGCGACGCCCGAGGTACGCGATGACATCGTCGATCTTCTCGGCTTGTCGAATCCGCACCTGCTCGTCTCGGGATTCGACCGTCCCAACATTCACCTGCAGATACGTCCAGTGTCGGGCAGGCAGGAGAAAGAGCGGCTGCTGCATCAGCTGGTCGCCGGTCGGCGGTCACTCGTGTACACGGCGACCCGAGCAAGTGCAGAAGAATCCGCGGAGTCGTTGCGTGAGGCTGGCATCGCGGCGGATGCCTATCACGGCGGACTCCGCGATAGCGAGCGAAGCCGCGTCCAAGACGCCTTTGCTTCGGGCGCCTTGCCTGTGGTCTGCGCGACCAACGCGTTCGGCATGGGCATCGATCGGCCGGACGTCGAGGCCGTGATTCACTTTGCGATTCCAGGCTCGATCGAGGCCTACTACCAGGAGATCGGTCGTGCTGGTCGTGACGGCCGGCCAGCGGACGCGACGCTGCTCTGGGACTACCGCGACGTGAAGACGCGGCAGTACCTGATCGACCACGCGCGAGAAGAGCTGCCCGGTCGCACGGTGGCTCCGTTGGACGCGGCCGAAGTCGCGCGCCGGAAGGAGCTGGATCACAAGAAGCTGCGCCGCATGGTGGCGTACGCCCATGCCGCGGGCTGTCTGAGAGCGACGATCCTGCGCTACTTCGGCGATCCCGCCGCGCGCGAGCCGTGCGGCGCATGCGGCAACTGCGATCGCCGCCGCCCGCTGGACGAGGCGGCTCGGTTGCGTGTGAGGAAGATCTTGTCGGGCATCGCGCGGGCGGGTGAGCGGTATGGGCGGCGAAAGGTCGCGGCCATGCTCGTCGGTGAGGTAGACGGTCTGCCCGAGCCGTTGACGCGCTTGTCCACCACCGGTCTGCTGCGGGACGAGCTCCCGCAGACGGTGGAACAGTGGATCGAGGCCATATGCGCCGCCGGCCTGGTTCGCACGTCGGCCGACAAGTACCAGACTCTCAGCCTGACACCGCTCGGACGC
- a CDS encoding GMC family oxidoreductase, with protein MSTEHDYDAIVVGSGISGGWAAKELTEKGLSTLVLERGRDQQHGDYPTEHLPPWAFPLRERKLTPAQAPEHPTQAHTPSFREATTHYFLKDAENPYVQAKPFLWVQGSQVGGRSLIWGRQCYRWSDLDFEANLKDGHGVDWPIRYADIAPWYSYVEKFVGISGEKLGLSQLPDGEFQPPMALNAGEKWVKTRLEKRYPDRRLTIGRTAVLTQPIGDRLPCHYCGPCARGCSTGSYFSSQASTLPAARKTGKLTLRPSSLVHSIIYDLQRDRVTGVRVVDTQTGETQELYARVIFLCASTLATTRVLLNSRSRRHPNGLGGGSGALGRYLMDHHLRQGASGEIPGLVDRYYQGDRPNGTYLPRFRNLKAPDSDRLGFVRGYGYQGGAGRAGWGRGSDRPEIGAALKRVLRDPGPWHMGLGGFGECLPRSDNYVELAKETDPWGIPVLRIHASWGENELAMRKDIKAQAAEMLEAIGCHNVQIQDGLEREDMTAMPGGAIHEMGTARMGRDPTTSVLNGDNQVWEAPNVFVTDGACMTSSSCVNPSITYMALTARAVDHAVNELKRGEL; from the coding sequence ATGAGCACCGAACACGACTACGACGCCATTGTTGTTGGCTCGGGCATCAGTGGCGGCTGGGCCGCGAAGGAGCTGACCGAGAAGGGACTGAGCACCCTCGTGCTCGAGCGCGGCCGTGACCAACAGCACGGCGACTATCCGACCGAACACCTCCCCCCCTGGGCCTTTCCACTGCGCGAGCGGAAGCTCACGCCAGCGCAGGCGCCAGAGCACCCCACACAGGCGCACACGCCCAGCTTTCGTGAGGCGACCACGCACTACTTTCTCAAGGACGCCGAGAACCCCTACGTACAGGCAAAGCCGTTCCTGTGGGTGCAAGGGAGTCAGGTCGGTGGCCGATCGCTCATCTGGGGCCGCCAATGCTACCGCTGGAGCGACCTGGACTTCGAGGCGAACCTGAAGGACGGCCACGGCGTAGACTGGCCGATCCGCTACGCCGACATCGCGCCGTGGTACTCGTACGTCGAGAAGTTCGTGGGCATCAGCGGCGAGAAGCTGGGGCTGTCGCAGCTCCCGGACGGAGAGTTTCAGCCGCCCATGGCGTTGAACGCCGGCGAGAAGTGGGTGAAGACGCGCCTCGAGAAGCGTTATCCCGATCGCCGGCTCACCATCGGGCGCACCGCCGTGCTCACGCAACCGATTGGTGACCGCTTGCCGTGCCATTACTGCGGTCCCTGCGCGCGTGGCTGCTCGACCGGCAGCTACTTCTCCAGCCAGGCATCGACCCTACCAGCCGCACGCAAGACGGGGAAGCTGACGCTGCGGCCCTCCAGCCTCGTGCACTCGATCATCTATGACCTCCAGCGCGATCGGGTGACGGGCGTGCGGGTCGTCGACACGCAAACCGGTGAGACGCAGGAGCTCTACGCGCGCGTGATCTTCTTGTGTGCATCCACCCTGGCCACGACGCGTGTGCTGCTCAACAGCCGGAGCCGGCGTCATCCCAATGGCCTCGGCGGCGGCAGCGGAGCGCTGGGGCGCTATCTGATGGACCATCACCTGCGGCAGGGCGCGAGCGGGGAGATCCCAGGACTGGTGGACCGTTACTATCAAGGCGACCGACCCAACGGGACCTACCTCCCTCGTTTTCGCAACCTGAAGGCGCCCGATTCGGACAGGCTCGGCTTCGTGCGTGGCTACGGCTACCAAGGCGGGGCGGGTCGTGCGGGGTGGGGCCGCGGCTCCGACCGACCCGAGATTGGTGCGGCGCTCAAACGCGTGCTGCGCGATCCCGGTCCCTGGCACATGGGACTCGGTGGCTTTGGCGAGTGCCTTCCGAGGTCGGACAACTACGTGGAGCTCGCCAAGGAGACCGATCCGTGGGGAATCCCGGTACTGCGCATCCACGCCTCCTGGGGTGAGAACGAGCTGGCCATGCGCAAGGACATCAAGGCGCAAGCGGCCGAGATGCTCGAGGCCATCGGGTGTCACAATGTCCAGATTCAGGACGGGCTCGAGCGGGAAGACATGACCGCCATGCCGGGCGGAGCCATCCATGAGATGGGAACGGCGCGCATGGGCCGAGACCCGACGACGAGCGTGCTGAACGGCGACAACCAGGTCTGGGAGGCCCCGAATGTGTTTGTCACCGACGGCGCCTGCATGACCAGCTCGTCCTGTGTCAATCCCAGCATCACGTACATGGCGCTGACGGCACGCGCCGTCGACCACGCGGTCAATGAGCTGAAGCGCGGGGAGCTCTAG
- a CDS encoding cupin domain-containing protein: protein MMDKPPEVKAAHLLRAEDWQFEYRQKCTPQTSNLQLLTYGVYRIAGRVTSDELYHRRDEAILFCLAGGQRVQVEDRTFELKHYDTLYVPLATPYRITNDTDEPGVLAVCRAPAVNRHVPSHAVWERVHADEARIRHLDGKDVFLMFDVSEAGDRLLAGYTIYQPHTRAWPPHNHTDQEEIYLFTKGRGSMEVYADEKTKTFVHSVKALDAATIPLLNYHPVFSQDEELHFIWCLAGERYWIGDKHREFMDASVDELTTGAPSTPNGL from the coding sequence ATGATGGACAAGCCACCGGAAGTCAAGGCCGCCCACCTCCTGCGGGCGGAAGATTGGCAGTTCGAATACCGGCAGAAGTGCACGCCACAGACATCCAATCTGCAGTTGCTGACCTACGGCGTCTACCGCATCGCCGGGCGTGTGACCAGCGACGAGCTGTACCATCGGCGCGATGAAGCCATTTTGTTCTGCCTGGCCGGCGGACAGCGCGTGCAGGTGGAGGATCGAACGTTTGAGCTGAAGCACTACGACACGCTGTACGTCCCGCTCGCCACGCCATACCGGATCACGAACGACACTGACGAGCCGGGCGTGCTCGCCGTCTGCCGTGCGCCTGCAGTCAACCGACACGTGCCGTCGCACGCCGTCTGGGAGCGGGTTCACGCCGATGAGGCGCGCATCCGTCACCTCGACGGCAAGGATGTGTTCCTGATGTTCGATGTGAGCGAGGCAGGCGACCGCCTCTTGGCCGGCTACACGATCTATCAGCCGCACACGCGCGCCTGGCCGCCCCACAACCACACCGATCAGGAAGAGATCTACCTCTTCACGAAGGGCCGCGGTTCCATGGAGGTCTACGCGGACGAGAAGACCAAGACGTTCGTGCACAGCGTCAAGGCGCTCGACGCGGCAACGATCCCGCTGCTCAACTACCATCCCGTCTTCAGTCAAGACGAGGAACTGCACTTCATCTGGTGCCTGGCCGGCGAGCGGTATTGGATCGGCGACAAGCACCGCGAGTTCATGGACGCGTCTGTCGACGAGCTCACCACTGGCGCACCCTCCACCCCAAACGGCTTATGA